The following is a genomic window from Desulfobacterales bacterium.
CCGGGGCCACCCCCTTGAACCAGGGACCGTGTTCGGCCGATGAAAACGACCCGGGCGCGTATCCTCTTCTGGTTTCTCTTCTTAAGCCTGGCCTCCTTTGCCCTGCTCATTCTGCTGGCCTGGGACGATACCCTGGCGGGCCGGGTCCTGTTCCATTTCCAGCAGGTCAGGGACAACAGCGTCCGGATCCGGGCCGCGATCCGCGAGTACGGCAACCTCGGCCCCCTGGTCTTCATGGGCCTGCAGATCCTGCAGGTGATCTTCGCGCCGGTGCCGGGCGAGGCCACCGGCATCCTGGGCGGTTATCTGTTCGGCGCCCTGCCCGGGTTCCTCTACTCCAGCCTGGCCCTGACCATCGGCTCCGGCCTGGCCTATCTGATGGGCCGGTTGCTGGGCAATGCCTTTCACGACAGAATAACCAGCACCAGGCTCTATGTACGCTTCAACAAGCTGGTGGTGAGCAACGACTGCATGGTCCCATTTATCCTCTTTCTCCTGCCCGGGTTCCCCAAGGACTCGCTCTCCTATCTCCTGGGGATGAGCATCATGCCCCTGCGGGTTTTTATCTTCATCGCCGGGGTGGCCCGGCTGCCCGGCACCCTGGTCCTCTCCCTGCAGGGGGACCAGTTCTACCGGGAGAACTACCTCGGGCTGCTGCTGATGGTGCTCTTTTCCCTGGCCATTTCGCTGCCATGCTTTTATTATCGCAAGAAAATTTTGAAATATCTGCTCAAGTCCCAGAAAAAGTCAGCCCAGAAATAAACAACCACCACCATGGAGACCGTACCCCCAAAAATCGCCTATGCCGACTGCTTCTCCGGGATCAGCGGCGACATGTTCCTGGCCGGGCTGCTGGACAGCGGCCTGCCCGGGGAGGTGCTCCATGGCGGACTGGCCCGGCTCGGGCTGGACCGGGTGGAGCTGACGATCAGCCGGGAGAAACAGCAGGGGCTTAGCGCCACCCGGGTCCGGATCACGGTGGCCGATGAACAACCGCCCCGCACCTGGAAAAATATCCAAGCTCTGCTCAAGGAGTGCGAACTTTCCGCACCGGTCAAAAAAAAATCACTGGCCGTGTTTGCGGCCCTGGCCGGGGCCGAGGCCAAAGTCCACGGCTGCCCGGTGGATGAGGTCCATTTCCATGAACTGGGCGGAGTGGATGCGCTGGTGGATATCGTCGGCACGGTGATCGGCCTGGACCACCTGAAGATCGAGAAAATCATCGCCTCGCCCCTGCCCATGCCCAGGGGCTGGGTAACCTGCGGCCACGGCCGATTGCC
Proteins encoded in this region:
- a CDS encoding VTT domain-containing protein gives rise to the protein MKTTRARILFWFLFLSLASFALLILLAWDDTLAGRVLFHFQQVRDNSVRIRAAIREYGNLGPLVFMGLQILQVIFAPVPGEATGILGGYLFGALPGFLYSSLALTIGSGLAYLMGRLLGNAFHDRITSTRLYVRFNKLVVSNDCMVPFILFLLPGFPKDSLSYLLGMSIMPLRVFIFIAGVARLPGTLVLSLQGDQFYRENYLGLLLMVLFSLAISLPCFYYRKKILKYLLKSQKKSAQK